In Gossypium arboreum isolate Shixiya-1 chromosome 6, ASM2569848v2, whole genome shotgun sequence, the following are encoded in one genomic region:
- the LOC108473666 gene encoding aldehyde dehydrogenase family 7 member B4 produces the protein MGFSRKEYEFLSEIGLSSGNLGCFVNGTWKGSGPVVSTLNPANNQKIAEVSEASIQDYEEGMQACSEAAKIWMQVPAPKRGDIVRQIGDALRSKLQQLGHLVSLEMGKILPEGIGEVQEIIDMCDFAVGLSRQLNGSVIPSERPNHMMLEMWNPLGIVGVITAFNFPCAVLGWNACIALVCGNCVAWKGAPTTPLVTIAMTKLVAEVLEKNNLPGAIFTSFCGGAEIGEAIAKDRRINLVSFTGSSKVGVKVQQTVNERFGKCLLELSGNNAIIVMDDTDIKLAVRSVLFAAVGTAGQRCTTCRRLLLHESIYRTVVDQLLDVYKQVKIGDPLEKGTLLGPLHTSSSRKNFEKGIEIIKSQGGKILTGGGIVESEGNFVQPTIVEISPDADVVKEELFAPVLYVMKFKTLKEAIEINNSVPQGLSSSIFTSKPEFIFKWIGPQGSDTGIVNVNIPTNGAEIGGAFGGEKATGGGREAGSDSWKQYMRRSTCTINYGSELPLAQGINFG, from the exons ATGGGTTTTTCAAGGAAAGAGTACGAGTTCTTGAGCGAGATCGGATTGAGTTCTGGCAATTTGGGATGTTTTGTGAATGGCACCTGGAAAGGAAGTGGCCCTGTGGTTTCTACTCTTAATCCTGCCAATAATCAG AAAATTGCCGAAGTTAGTGAGGCTTCCATCCAAGACTATGAGGAAGGGATGCAAGCTTGCAGTGAAGCAGCAAAGATTTGGATGCAG GTTCCAGCCCCTAAGAGAGGTGACATAGTTCGACAAATAGGTGATGCATTGAGATCCAAACTACAGCAGCTTGGCCACCTTGTTTCTCTTGAGATGGGAAAAATTCTTCCCGAAGGAATTGGGGAAGTTCAA GAAATCATTGACATGTGTGACTTTGCTGTGGGTTTAAGCAGGCAATTGAATGGGTCCGTAATACCTTCAGAAC GTCCAAATCACATGATGTTGGAG ATGTGGAATCCCCTTGGAATTGTTGGTGTAATTACGGCATTTAATTTCCCATGTGCTGTTCTTG GATGGAATGCCTGCATTGCACTGGTGTGTGGAAACTGTGTTGCTTG GAAAGGTGCTCCAACCACTCCTCTGGTTACAATAGCAATGACAAAATTAGTGGCTGAAGTTTTGGAAAAGAATAACTTACCTGGTGCAATTTTCACATCATTTTGTGGCGGTGCTGAAATTGGGGAAGCAATTGCAAAAGATCGACGCATTAATCTGGTTTCATTCACGGGGAGTTCGAAG GTGGGTGTAAAAGTACAACAAACAGTAAATGAGAGGTTTGGTAAATGCTTGCTTGAACTAAGTGGAAACAATGCAATAATTGTCATGGATGATACCGACATAAAATTAGCTGTTCGGTCTGTACTATTTGCTGCTGTTGGTACTGCTGGTCAGCGCTGTACCACATGTCGTAGACTG CTTCTTCATGAAAGTATATATCGGACTGTAGTTGACCAGCTACTTGATGTGTACAAACAAGTTAAGATAGGGGACCCACTAGAAAAGGGTACCTTGCTTGGGCCATTGCACACTTCTTCTTCAAGGAAGAACTTTGAGAAAGGAATAGAGATAATCAAGTCACAG GGGGGAAAGATTCTTACTGGTGGCGGTATAGTAGAGTCTGAGGGGAACTTTGTGCAGCCCACAATTGTTGAGATTTCTCCGGATGCCGATGTTGTTAAAGAAGAGCTGTTTGCACCAGTTCTTTATGTCATGAAATTTAAG ACTTTGAAAGAAGCAATTGAAATAAACAACTCTGTTCCTCAAGGATTGAGCAGTTCCATCTTCACTAGTAAACCTGAATTCATTTTCAAATGGATTGG GCCACAAGGAAGTGACACTGGTATTGTCAATGTGAACATACCAACCAATGGGGCTGAAATAGGCGGTGCTTTTGGTGGTGAAAAGGCCACAGGAGGAGGCCGTGAAGCTGGCAGTGATTCTTGGAAACAATACATGCGACGGTCAACCTG CACAATAAACTACGGGAGTGAGTTACCGCTGGCCCAAGGAATCAATTTCGGCTAG